The following DNA comes from Arcobacter cloacae.
GTAAATAGAGTTTTATTAAATCACTGTTTTTAATTCCACCAAGCACTAAAATTAAAAGAACAGTATCTCCATTGAAATTTTCATGATTTAGGTTAAAGTTTGAAGACTCTAAAAGTAAATTTATTAGTTCTCTATTTTCACTTCTTGTTGCATAAAATAGAGCATTTTCTTCTCTATTATCTACAGCTTCTACATTAACTCCCAGTCTTATTAATTCTTTTATCATTTCAAAATGACTTTCTCTTTGTTCAATGTTGTCTTTTGGAGTTTCTAAAAAATGATTAATTGATTCCATTAAAAGTGTTGTATTATCAGCAGTTTTACTATTTATATTACAACCTAATTCAACAGCTTTATGAAGAATAGAAATATTTTCAATTCCTTTAGATATAGCATAAAAAAGAAAATTTTTACCACTTTTATCTAAAATTGTTGGGTTAGCACCTAAATCCATTAAAAGTAAGGCTAATTGATTGTTTTTTAAAACTATCTCTTTATGTAATATTGTATTTCCATCTTCATTGATTTGGTTTATATCTACCTCTTTTAATGAACCAACTTTTTTTATAATATCAAGATTTCCATTTGCAACAGCATCAAAAATTAGATTATTCCCATGAATATCACAATTTGATTTAGCATTTGTTACGTCGATTAAATAATTAACAATTCTATTGTTTGCTCCAATTACAGCATCTTGTAAAGCAGTTCTTTTATAAATATTAAGATGATTTATATTTGCTTTATGTTCAATCAATGCTTGCATAATAGCAGTACTTTTTGCATGAATTGCATAAAATACAGCAGTCTCTTTTTCAGAATTTTCAATTTCAATATCAACTTTATTATTTAATAACCATAATAAAGATTGAAATAAATCTTTTTTACAGCAGTAGTGTAAGATATGTTCTTCATTGTAATATAAACTATTTAAATCAATATCTAATTCAGTGTAAATTTTAGTTATTTTTTCTAAATTAGGAGTTGTACTAACCAACTCTTTTAGTAGTTCTTCCTCTGTAAACTTGATTTTGTTGAGAAACTTATCAAACATTATTTCGCCCATTTTAAATTATAAATTTTTTGAGATTATATAATAAAAAAACATAATA
Coding sequences within:
- a CDS encoding ankyrin repeat domain-containing protein is translated as MFDKFLNKIKFTEEELLKELVSTTPNLEKITKIYTELDIDLNSLYYNEEHILHYCCKKDLFQSLLWLLNNKVDIEIENSEKETAVFYAIHAKSTAIMQALIEHKANINHLNIYKRTALQDAVIGANNRIVNYLIDVTNAKSNCDIHGNNLIFDAVANGNLDIIKKVGSLKEVDINQINEDGNTILHKEIVLKNNQLALLLMDLGANPTILDKSGKNFLFYAISKGIENISILHKAVELGCNINSKTADNTTLLMESINHFLETPKDNIEQRESHFEMIKELIRLGVNVEAVDNREENALFYATRSENRELINLLLESSNFNLNHENFNGDTVLLILVLGGIKNSDLIKLYLQKGADPVKENSYGKSIIEILIDIILHSQNRKELDFEYEILLNEDAEYPTVLEGLLRNCPIDINKLNSKGEPLFFESILHFNFKLFKILRIKNINLNQIDKDGNNIIFKLMEYNYKNLIKDKKLYLNTIKSLVNSGVDINAKNNEGLTALHVAVTEKCEYTIRLLLELRADCFARDKKGRSIMHSCIWKNTTKYFKLLHHYNKEIINLPDAFGIRPINYAAFMGKKDLVIEMLDEGALVNNPFKKDPKILAFLEKFHINIINLTNGVEKEVDKASLKLLADNMIKEFNIKV